The following proteins are co-located in the Bradyrhizobium sp. AZCC 2176 genome:
- a CDS encoding cupin domain-containing protein has product MAARRPKAKAARRPAEPAMDLAVGRRIRDLRREHKLSLETIADRTDLSIGFLSQIERGLSSPSLRVLATLADVLGVGIAALFGSRPSDDAASGGVVTRQLQRAELKLWRTGISKQLLSPAGTEHRLNLFLVHLEPGGNTGDELYTHDGEEAGLVLEGEMTLTVDAETWSLKTGDSFRFASRRPHRFSNPAEDAKAVVLWVNCVTQAS; this is encoded by the coding sequence ATGGCGGCGCGCAGGCCAAAGGCGAAGGCTGCCAGAAGGCCGGCCGAGCCGGCGATGGATCTGGCGGTCGGCCGGCGCATTCGCGACCTGCGCCGTGAACACAAATTGTCGCTGGAGACGATTGCTGATCGCACCGATCTGTCGATCGGTTTCCTCAGCCAGATCGAGCGCGGCCTATCGTCGCCTTCGCTTCGCGTGCTCGCCACGCTGGCAGACGTGCTCGGCGTCGGCATCGCAGCGCTGTTCGGCTCGCGGCCGAGCGATGATGCCGCTTCCGGCGGCGTGGTAACACGCCAGTTGCAGCGCGCCGAACTGAAGCTGTGGCGCACCGGCATATCCAAACAATTGCTGAGCCCGGCCGGAACGGAACACCGCCTCAACCTGTTTCTCGTGCACCTGGAACCGGGCGGCAACACCGGCGACGAGCTCTACACCCATGACGGCGAAGAGGCCGGCCTGGTGCTGGAGGGCGAGATGACGCTCACGGTGGACGCCGAAACCTGGTCGCTCAAGACAGGCGACAGTTTTCGCTTCGCCAGCCGCCGCCCCCACCGCTTTTCAAATCCGGCGGAAGATGCGAAAGCGGTGGTGCTGTGGGTGAATTGCGTGACGCAAGCGTCATGA